The proteins below come from a single Crossiella sp. CA-258035 genomic window:
- a CDS encoding DegT/DnrJ/EryC1/StrS family aminotransferase has translation MAKINVFQPTLGADEAAVVAEVFESNWLGYGQRAQAFEAEFAAHLDVPAEQVFFINCATAGLFLAIELLGLGPGDDVVLPSAHFVAAGNAVAASGARPVFCDVDPHTMNPTAEHIAAALTPDTKAVLTLHFGGYPGDIEAVATLCRDRGIVLIEDAACAVSSTVDGQACGTFGDIAVWSFDAMKILVTGDGGMFYAKDPELAARARRLAYFGLGKSASGFVKSKARAQRWWDLEVEEFGRRIIGNDITGAIGSVQLRKLPGFVARRVEIAAAYDRLLAEVPGVRTPPPLPAGHTTSGYFYWIQCDSALRDKIAADLLAAGVYTTFRYPPLHRVPIYGAVDLVLPGTEEAAETSILLPLHQGMSEADVQVVVDSVTRSAAEYAAVPVAAEA, from the coding sequence ATGGCCAAGATCAACGTGTTCCAGCCGACGCTGGGGGCGGACGAGGCGGCGGTGGTCGCCGAGGTGTTCGAGAGCAACTGGCTGGGGTACGGGCAGCGCGCGCAGGCGTTCGAGGCCGAGTTCGCCGCCCACCTGGACGTGCCTGCCGAGCAGGTGTTCTTCATCAACTGCGCCACGGCCGGCCTGTTCCTGGCCATCGAACTGCTCGGGCTGGGCCCCGGTGACGACGTGGTGCTGCCCTCGGCCCACTTCGTCGCCGCGGGCAACGCGGTGGCCGCCTCCGGTGCGCGGCCGGTGTTCTGCGATGTGGACCCGCACACCATGAACCCCACCGCCGAGCACATCGCGGCGGCGCTCACCCCGGACACCAAGGCCGTGCTGACCCTGCACTTCGGCGGCTACCCCGGCGACATCGAAGCCGTGGCCACGCTGTGCCGGGACCGGGGGATCGTGCTGATCGAGGACGCTGCCTGCGCGGTGTCGTCCACTGTGGACGGTCAGGCGTGCGGGACCTTCGGCGACATCGCGGTGTGGAGCTTCGACGCGATGAAGATCCTGGTCACCGGGGACGGCGGCATGTTCTACGCCAAGGACCCCGAGCTGGCGGCCAGGGCCCGGCGGCTGGCCTACTTCGGGCTGGGCAAGTCGGCCAGCGGGTTCGTCAAGTCCAAGGCGCGGGCGCAGCGCTGGTGGGACCTGGAGGTCGAGGAGTTCGGCCGCCGGATCATCGGCAACGACATCACCGGCGCGATCGGCAGCGTGCAGCTGCGCAAGCTGCCCGGCTTCGTCGCGCGGCGGGTGGAGATCGCCGCCGCCTACGACCGGCTGCTGGCCGAGGTGCCCGGCGTGCGCACCCCGCCACCGCTGCCCGCCGGGCACACCACCTCCGGTTACTTCTACTGGATCCAGTGCGACTCCGCGCTGCGCGACAAGATCGCGGCCGACCTGCTGGCGGCCGGGGTCTACACCACCTTCCGCTACCCGCCGCTGCACCGGGTGCCGATCTACGGGGCCGTCGACCTGGTCCTGCCCGGCACCGAGGAAGCGGCCGAGACCTCGATCCTGTTGCCGCTGCACCAGGGCATGAGCGAGGCGGATGTCCAGGTGGTGGTCGACTCGGTGACCCGCTCGGCCGCTGAGTACGCGGCTGTTCCGGTGGCCGCCGAGGCCTGA
- a CDS encoding class I SAM-dependent methyltransferase produces MGTEYGRRQAAIYDAIYGNRNGKDWHAEAELLAGQIRELKPDATSLLDVACGTGNHLATLAKHFDTADGVELSAGMAEVAEAKVPSATIHVADMREFDLGRRYDAIVCMCYSIAYPTSVDELKKVLSRMAAHLEPGGVVIVEPWWTPETFLPGYFTASAYQTEEQAITRVSHTVRDGKTSRMTIHYTVADADGVESFTELDVLSLFHISEYTEAFESAGLTVQYHPGPPTGRGLFIATAPR; encoded by the coding sequence ATGGGCACCGAGTACGGCCGCCGCCAAGCGGCGATCTACGACGCGATCTACGGCAACCGCAACGGCAAGGACTGGCACGCCGAGGCCGAGCTGCTGGCCGGTCAGATCCGCGAGCTGAAGCCGGATGCCACCAGCCTGCTGGACGTGGCCTGCGGCACCGGCAACCACCTGGCCACCCTGGCCAAGCACTTCGACACCGCTGACGGCGTCGAGCTCTCCGCCGGGATGGCCGAGGTGGCCGAGGCCAAGGTGCCCAGCGCGACCATCCACGTGGCCGACATGCGCGAGTTCGACCTCGGCCGCCGCTACGACGCGATCGTCTGCATGTGTTACAGCATCGCCTATCCGACCTCGGTGGACGAGCTGAAGAAGGTGCTCAGCCGGATGGCCGCGCACCTGGAGCCGGGCGGCGTGGTGATCGTGGAACCGTGGTGGACGCCGGAGACCTTCCTGCCCGGCTACTTCACCGCCTCGGCCTACCAGACCGAGGAGCAGGCCATCACCCGCGTCTCGCACACCGTCCGGGACGGCAAGACCAGCCGGATGACCATCCACTACACGGTCGCCGACGCCGACGGGGTGGAGAGCTTCACCGAGCTGGACGTGCTGTCGCTGTTCCACATCAGCGAGTACACCGAGGCGTTCGAGTCCGCGGGCCTCACGGTGCAGTACCACCCCGGTCCGCCCACCGGTCGGGGCCTTTTCATCGCCACCGCGCCGCGCTGA
- a CDS encoding nucleotide disphospho-sugar-binding domain-containing protein codes for MRVLFVSFPAAAHVYPMVPLAWSLQAQCHQVRVAVHPSMAHEVGQSGLNAVAFGSCENERMQAMLEFNANLHDLEELDNDLAIRGFEPDEPWHQAWLTLVGALSLHTPDLDELVQLCRDWKPDLVLWDPLCIQAAVAAEATGTPHGRLLWGQDNVGWIWERFSRRENTGDMIIEGSLDWMMAPMLEPYGLEFSETQILGEFSIDQRPADWRIPTDIDYLPMRWAPYNGGAVTQDWATTAPERPRVVMTFGTSGRGRMLFQVSGSSFEDTVRALCELDIELVVTLDKTKPIENPPENLRIVDYVPLSQILPTCSVIINHAGEGSVMTAGVHEVPQLLCPVPNWGEHNVARGVAATGNGLVLGAEEFTPEKAKQAVTRLLTEPGFRAGAARFQQELRSLPYPVELVPLLEERVRQHQRRTG; via the coding sequence GTGCGGGTTCTCTTCGTCAGCTTCCCGGCTGCGGCCCATGTCTACCCGATGGTGCCGCTGGCCTGGTCGCTGCAGGCGCAGTGCCACCAGGTGCGGGTCGCGGTGCACCCGTCGATGGCGCACGAGGTCGGGCAGAGCGGCCTGAACGCGGTCGCCTTCGGTTCCTGCGAGAACGAGCGCATGCAGGCCATGCTGGAGTTCAACGCGAACCTGCACGACCTGGAGGAGCTGGACAACGACCTGGCCATCCGCGGCTTCGAGCCGGATGAGCCCTGGCACCAGGCCTGGCTGACCCTGGTCGGCGCGCTTTCCTTGCACACGCCCGATCTGGACGAGCTGGTGCAGCTGTGCCGGGACTGGAAACCGGACCTGGTGCTGTGGGACCCGCTGTGCATCCAGGCCGCGGTGGCCGCCGAGGCGACCGGCACCCCGCACGGCAGGTTGTTGTGGGGCCAGGACAACGTGGGCTGGATCTGGGAGCGGTTCTCCCGCCGCGAGAACACCGGCGACATGATCATCGAGGGCTCGCTGGACTGGATGATGGCGCCCATGCTGGAGCCGTACGGGCTGGAGTTCAGCGAGACCCAGATCCTCGGTGAGTTCAGCATCGACCAGCGGCCCGCGGACTGGCGCATCCCCACCGACATCGACTACCTGCCGATGCGTTGGGCCCCCTACAACGGCGGCGCGGTCACCCAGGACTGGGCCACCACCGCGCCCGAGCGGCCGCGGGTGGTGATGACCTTCGGCACCTCCGGCCGCGGCCGGATGCTGTTCCAGGTCAGCGGTTCCAGCTTCGAGGACACCGTGCGCGCGCTGTGTGAGCTGGACATCGAGCTGGTGGTCACCCTGGACAAGACCAAGCCGATCGAGAACCCGCCGGAGAACCTGCGGATCGTGGACTACGTGCCACTGAGCCAGATCCTGCCGACCTGCTCGGTGATCATCAACCACGCGGGTGAGGGCTCGGTGATGACCGCGGGCGTGCACGAGGTCCCGCAGCTGCTCTGCCCGGTGCCCAACTGGGGCGAGCACAACGTGGCGCGCGGGGTGGCCGCCACCGGCAACGGGCTGGTGCTCGGCGCCGAGGAGTTCACCCCGGAGAAGGCCAAGCAGGCGGTGACCCGGCTGCTGACCGAACCCGGGTTCCGCGCGGGCGCGGCCCGTTTCCAGCAGGAGCTGCGAAGCCTGCCGTACCCGGTGGAACTGGTGCCACTGCTGGAAGAGCGGGTCCGGCAGCACCAGCGGCGCACCGGCTGA
- a CDS encoding aldo/keto reductase — MEYTTLGRTALRISPLCFGTLNLGVRTTTEEAFALLDLALERGINFLDTANQYGWQKHKGYTEELLGEWFALGGNRREKVVLGTKVGNPMTDLPNDSGLSARNIIASCEQSLRRLGTDWIDVYYMHHIDRSAPWEEVWQAMETLVWQGKVRYVGSSNFAGWHLVEAQASARERNFLGLVAESCVYNLVTRTVELELIPAAQKYGLAVLPWSPLHGGLLSGATRKLAEGTAVKTAQGRAQVAMAKHADVVAAYEKLCESHDLDPAEVGLAWVLNRPGVTAPVIGPRTQAQLTGALNALELTLPQALLDELDLIFPPVGNGGPGPEAWAW; from the coding sequence ATGGAGTACACCACGTTGGGCCGCACCGCGTTGCGGATCAGTCCGCTCTGCTTCGGCACGCTGAACCTGGGGGTGCGCACCACCACCGAGGAGGCCTTCGCGCTGCTGGACCTGGCGCTGGAGCGCGGGATCAACTTCCTGGACACCGCCAACCAGTACGGCTGGCAGAAGCACAAGGGCTACACCGAGGAACTGCTCGGCGAGTGGTTCGCCCTCGGTGGCAACCGCCGGGAAAAAGTGGTGCTGGGCACCAAGGTCGGCAACCCGATGACCGACCTGCCGAATGACTCCGGCCTGTCCGCGCGCAACATCATCGCCTCCTGCGAGCAGTCGCTGCGGCGGCTGGGCACGGACTGGATCGACGTGTACTACATGCACCACATCGACCGGTCCGCGCCCTGGGAGGAGGTGTGGCAGGCGATGGAAACCCTGGTGTGGCAGGGCAAGGTCCGCTACGTCGGGTCCTCCAACTTCGCCGGCTGGCACCTGGTGGAGGCCCAGGCCAGCGCCAGGGAACGCAACTTCCTCGGCCTGGTCGCGGAGAGCTGCGTCTACAACCTGGTCACCAGGACGGTGGAGCTGGAGCTGATCCCGGCCGCGCAGAAGTACGGCCTGGCCGTGCTGCCCTGGTCGCCGCTGCACGGCGGACTGCTCTCCGGCGCGACGCGGAAACTGGCCGAGGGCACCGCGGTGAAGACCGCGCAGGGCCGGGCCCAGGTGGCCATGGCCAAGCACGCCGACGTGGTGGCCGCCTACGAGAAGCTGTGCGAGAGCCACGACCTGGACCCGGCCGAGGTGGGCCTGGCCTGGGTGCTGAACCGGCCCGGGGTGACCGCGCCGGTGATCGGGCCGCGCACACAAGCCCAGCTGACCGGCGCGCTCAACGCGCTGGAGCTGACGCTGCCCCAGGCGCTGCTGGACGAACTGGACCTGATCTTCCCACCCGTCGGCAACGGCGGCCCCGGCCCCGAAGCGTGGGCCTGGTAA